One region of Quercus lobata isolate SW786 chromosome 2, ValleyOak3.0 Primary Assembly, whole genome shotgun sequence genomic DNA includes:
- the LOC115973884 gene encoding protein DOWN-REGULATED IN DIF1 11-like: protein MAKLNSFSVVVVAAMLLAFVVAAEQDFNSLMLCSKKLSPDCGQEIFSDIFWQNSKPVSDYCCHSLARLGLTCHNRLFDNIVNTQHGYKSNETITRPRSVQIWNKCALVAGVVAPALK, encoded by the coding sequence ATGGCCAAGCTCAACAGCTTCTCAGTCGTGGTGGTGGCAGCCATGCTCTTAGCTTTTGTGGTGGCTGCTGAACAAGATTTTAACTCTTTGATGCTTTGCTCAAAAAAACTAAGTCCAGACTGTGGGCAAGAAATCTTCTCGGATATCTTTTGGCAAAATTCTAAGCCAGTTAGTGATTATTGTTGTCACTCGCTTGCAAGATTAGGTTTAACATGCCACAACAGGTTATTTGACAATATCGTCAATACCCAACATGGCTACAAATCCAACGAAACCATAACACGACCAAGAAGTGTGCAAATCTGGAATAAGTGTGCTTTAGTCGCAGGGGTTGTTGCACCCGCTCTTAAGTAG
- the LOC115973885 gene encoding protein DOWN-REGULATED IN DIF1 11-like, with translation MARLNSFSVMVVAAMLLAFVVVAKQDFNSLIICSNKLKPNCGEEIFMNIFGHSSKPVSDYCCYSLARIGLTCHNKLFDNIVDSQPGYKSNETITRPRSVQIWNKCSLVAGPVPPAA, from the coding sequence ATGGCAAGGCTCAACAGCTTCTCAGTCATGGTGGTGGCGGCCATGCTCTTAGCTTTTGTGGTGGTTGCTAAACAAGATTTTAACTCTTTGATAATTTGCTCAAACAAACTAAAACCAAACTGTGGGGAAGAAATCTTTATGAATATCTTTGGGCACAGTTCTAAGCCAGTCAGCGATTATTGTTGTTACTCGCTTGCAAGAATAGGTTTAACATGCCACAATAAGTTGTTTGACAATATCGTCGATAGTCAACCTGGCTACAAATCCAATGAAACAATAACACGACCAAGAAGTGTGCAAATCTGGAATAAGTGTTCTTTAGTTGCAGGGCCTGTTCCACCTGCTGCTTAA
- the LOC115973886 gene encoding protein DOWN-REGULATED IN DIF1 11-like — MARLNSFSVVVVATMLLAFVVAAEQDFDALRTCSTKLGPDCGEEIFMNIFGHSSKPVSDNCCHSLARIGLTCHNMLFDNIVNTQPGYKSNVTITRPRSVQIWNKCSLVAGPVPPTA; from the coding sequence ATGGCAAGGCTCAACAGCTTCTCAGTTGTGGTGGTGGCGACCATGCTCTTAGCTTTTGTGGTGGCTGCTGAACAAGATTTTGACGCTTTGAGGACTTGCTCAACCAAACTAGGTCCAGACTGTGGGGAAGAAATCTTTATGAATATCTTCGGGCACAGTTCTAAGCCTGTCAGTGATAATTGTTGTCACTCTCTTGCAAGAATAGGTTTAACATGCCACAACATGTTGTTTGACAATATCGTCAATACTCAACCTGGCTACAAATCCAACGTAACCATAACACGACCAAGAAGTGTGCAAATCTGGAATAAGTGTTCTTTAGTTGCTGGGCCTGTTCCACCTACTGCTTAA